From the genome of Scytonema hofmannii PCC 7110, one region includes:
- a CDS encoding DUF1822 family protein — MKRTIYEVEKIPLTLPITLAARRTAEKFANEQPTPEKAAQVRLNTLCVWVVRDYLELMGISTNLNKSDSWNPVIRFCADIADLEISGIGRLECRPVHLAEQICYIPPETWEERVGYIVVQVDESSQFANILGFVPSIDTERLPLSQLQPLENLIEHLGELRQTPAKTLVNLSQWLTGVFDTSWQTLESLWNQPELRPAYAFRNSEIVDRTQEGNSLTKRGKLIDLGIQIANQPVMLIVEIRPDTDSQMSVRLQVHPTGNTSYLMPGLQLTVLDRSGAIFLESQARSADNYIQLQFKGEPGEQFSVKLGLNDASVTEHFVI; from the coding sequence ATGAAGCGCACCATCTATGAAGTAGAAAAAATTCCATTGACTTTGCCTATTACATTAGCAGCTCGCAGAACTGCCGAGAAGTTTGCGAACGAGCAACCGACTCCTGAAAAAGCCGCACAAGTCCGGCTCAATACTCTTTGTGTATGGGTGGTGCGTGACTACTTGGAGCTTATGGGGATTTCTACTAACTTAAATAAGAGTGACAGTTGGAACCCAGTGATACGTTTTTGTGCTGACATTGCCGATCTGGAAATATCTGGAATAGGTCGTTTGGAGTGCCGTCCCGTACATCTTGCCGAGCAAATTTGTTACATTCCTCCAGAAACTTGGGAAGAACGGGTGGGGTATATCGTTGTTCAAGTTGATGAATCTTCTCAATTCGCTAATATACTTGGCTTTGTCCCCAGCATTGATACAGAACGATTGCCTTTAAGCCAGCTTCAACCTTTGGAAAATTTGATTGAACATTTGGGAGAACTGCGGCAAACCCCAGCCAAAACTCTGGTAAATCTGAGTCAATGGTTGACTGGTGTCTTCGATACAAGTTGGCAAACCCTAGAATCTTTATGGAACCAGCCAGAATTAAGACCGGCTTATGCTTTTCGGAACAGTGAAATTGTTGACCGCACGCAAGAAGGCAATTCACTGACTAAACGCGGAAAATTGATCGATTTGGGAATCCAAATTGCCAATCAACCCGTCATGTTAATAGTGGAAATTAGACCAGATACAGACTCACAAATGAGTGTTCGTCTTCAAGTACATCCTACTGGTAACACCAGTTACCTCATGCCCGGTTTGCAATTGACGGTGCTAGATCGGTCTGGCGCAATTTTTCTGGAATCTCAAGCGAGAAGTGCAGATAATTACATTCAATTACAGTTTAAGGGCGAACCGGGAGAACAATTTAGCGTTAAGTTAGGATTAAATGATGCTAGTGTCACAGAACACTTTGTGATTTAG
- a CDS encoding CHAT domain-containing protein produces MKKFHLTYYSLLAVVTALLCIFSSPVLATLPPSPHSPIALLRQGKVLYDDGRYYEAVQVLQQAAQQYQQQGDAISRAATLSNLSLAYQQLGGWNEAKQAIASSLDILGYTQQDSENRVSQNPKSKIQNLPILAQTLDIQGRLQLGMGQLEQALVTWQNAEKLYNQANDKSGVMRSRINQAQAFRTQGFYRRAESLLIQVNETLRSQPDTLEKAVGLRSLGDVLQLVGDLDKSNVVLQQSLEVAQRLQSPKEISASLFSLGNNARALPQKPKAVDYYKKTVEVSPSPLTKVQAQLNLLDLFLEDKQITNAQNLIPSIQSQLDQLPPSRAAIYARINFAQSLSILDFRFSILDSEQSQSQIPNPKSQIPNPKPQIPNPKSQINQSKIPNPKSKIGEILATAVQQARNLGDKRAEAYALGSLGSLYEQTKQWSESQNLTQQALFLAQTSNAPEIAYRWQWQLGRLLKAQGDIKGAIAAYDAAVDTLQSLRSDLVAVNQNVQFTFRDSVEPVYRQSVELLLQSQQGQPDGKVIEKARQRIEALQLAELDNFFREACLQGQRVLIDKVVDQDNPTAAILYPIILENKLQVIVKIPKQPLRVYGREISQEEVEKTLSELRQNLVKPSAIKAFRTQSQQVYNWLIQPIESELQASGVNTLVFVLDGALRNIPPTVFYDGKQYLIEKYAVALSVGLQLFEPKPLVRQHLNALTAGLTEPPLEYSGRFSRLPAIKTELDLISQAGVSTTSLVDREFTSKALENKVSNVSFSIVHLATHGEFSSRADKTFILASDGPIDVSQFGSILRQRDDTRPEAVQLLVLSACKTAAGDNRATLGLAGAAIKAGARSTIASLWQIDDESTAQFVGAFYRELKNPDISKAEALRRAQLQMLKHPNFNKPSFWSAYVLIGNWL; encoded by the coding sequence ATGAAAAAATTCCATTTAACTTATTATTCTCTTCTAGCTGTTGTAACAGCTTTACTGTGTATTTTTAGTTCCCCTGTCCTAGCAACACTCCCCCCCTCCCCCCACAGCCCTATTGCCTTACTGAGACAGGGGAAAGTACTATACGATGACGGGCGCTATTATGAAGCAGTTCAAGTCTTGCAGCAAGCAGCACAACAGTACCAGCAGCAAGGGGATGCCATCAGTCGTGCAGCGACTTTAAGCAACCTTTCTCTTGCTTACCAACAACTTGGTGGATGGAATGAGGCAAAACAAGCGATCGCTAGTAGTTTAGATATCCTCGGTTACACGCAGCAAGACTCGGAAAACAGAGTCAGCCAAAATCCAAAATCCAAAATCCAAAATTTACCAATTCTTGCCCAAACTTTAGATATTCAAGGACGCTTGCAATTGGGAATGGGACAACTAGAGCAAGCTTTAGTCACTTGGCAAAATGCAGAAAAACTTTACAACCAAGCAAACGACAAAAGCGGTGTTATGCGATCGCGCATTAACCAAGCCCAGGCATTCAGAACCCAAGGATTTTACCGCCGTGCAGAGTCTTTACTCATTCAAGTAAACGAAACATTGCGATCGCAACCAGATACCTTAGAAAAAGCAGTTGGTTTGCGATCGCTTGGTGATGTTCTCCAACTAGTTGGCGATTTAGACAAATCCAACGTTGTCTTACAACAAAGCTTGGAAGTTGCCCAACGCCTTCAATCTCCAAAAGAAATTAGTGCAAGTCTTTTTAGTTTGGGAAACAACGCCCGTGCTTTGCCGCAAAAACCAAAAGCTGTTGATTATTACAAAAAAACAGTTGAAGTTTCTCCTTCACCACTCACAAAAGTTCAAGCACAACTCAATCTTTTAGACCTATTTCTAGAAGATAAACAAATAACAAATGCCCAAAATTTAATACCTTCAATTCAATCGCAACTCGACCAACTTCCTCCCAGTCGTGCTGCTATCTACGCCCGAATTAACTTTGCTCAAAGCCTTTCGATTTTGGATTTTAGATTTTCGATTTTGGATTCTGAGCAGTCTCAATCCCAAATCCCAAATCCCAAATCCCAAATCCCAAATCCTAAACCCCAAATCCCAAATCCCAAATCCCAAATCAATCAATCCAAAATCCCAAATCCAAAATCCAAAATTGGTGAGATTCTTGCCACTGCAGTCCAACAAGCCCGCAATTTAGGGGACAAGCGAGCAGAAGCTTATGCTTTAGGAAGTTTGGGAAGTTTATACGAACAAACCAAGCAGTGGTCGGAATCCCAAAACCTAACCCAGCAAGCATTATTTCTCGCACAAACTAGCAATGCACCAGAGATTGCTTATCGGTGGCAATGGCAGTTGGGAAGATTACTGAAAGCACAAGGAGATATTAAAGGAGCGATCGCAGCGTATGATGCTGCTGTAGATACGCTTCAGTCACTCCGCAGCGATCTTGTAGCAGTTAACCAGAACGTCCAGTTTACCTTTCGAGACAGTGTAGAACCTGTCTATCGGCAATCAGTAGAATTACTGTTGCAATCTCAACAAGGACAACCCGATGGAAAAGTTATAGAGAAAGCACGTCAGCGTATAGAAGCACTACAGTTGGCAGAACTCGATAACTTCTTTCGGGAAGCTTGTTTGCAAGGTCAGAGAGTGCTGATTGATAAAGTTGTAGACCAAGATAACCCAACCGCAGCCATTCTCTATCCTATCATTCTCGAAAACAAACTCCAAGTCATTGTAAAAATTCCCAAACAACCCCTGCGGGTATATGGTCGCGAAATTTCCCAAGAAGAAGTGGAAAAAACATTAAGTGAGTTGCGGCAAAATCTGGTCAAACCATCTGCCATTAAAGCATTCAGAACACAGTCACAACAGGTTTATAATTGGTTAATCCAACCCATAGAGTCAGAATTACAAGCAAGTGGAGTCAATACCCTAGTCTTTGTATTAGATGGAGCTTTGCGAAACATACCACCAACAGTTTTCTATGATGGTAAGCAGTACTTGATTGAGAAGTACGCCGTTGCCCTTAGTGTGGGTTTACAACTTTTTGAACCCAAACCACTAGTGCGACAGCATCTAAATGCCCTGACGGCGGGGCTAACGGAACCACCACTAGAGTATTCTGGTCGTTTTTCACGTTTGCCCGCCATCAAAACAGAATTAGACTTAATTTCCCAAGCAGGTGTATCAACTACGAGCTTGGTAGATCGGGAATTTACGAGCAAAGCTTTAGAAAACAAAGTCAGTAATGTTTCATTCAGCATCGTGCATCTAGCCACTCATGGTGAGTTTAGCTCTCGTGCTGATAAAACCTTTATTTTGGCTTCCGATGGACCAATTGACGTTTCTCAATTTGGGAGTATCCTTCGCCAACGGGATGATACCAGACCAGAAGCAGTACAACTACTTGTTTTAAGTGCTTGTAAAACAGCAGCAGGAGACAACCGAGCAACACTCGGTCTTGCAGGGGCTGCTATCAAAGCAGGCGCACGCAGTACAATAGCTTCTCTATGGCAAATTGATGATGAATCAACAGCTCAGTTCGTTGGTGCTTTTTACCGAGAACTCAAAAATCCCGACATCTCAAAAGCCGAAGCTCTCCGTCGCGCCCAGCTGCAAATGTTGAAGCATCCCAACTTCAACAAACCCAGCTTTTGGTCTGCTTATGTTTTAATTGGGAATTGGTTGTAA
- a CDS encoding ShlB/FhaC/HecB family hemolysin secretion/activation protein has translation MAQIQNQTNSASDLIFAASASSPQSPLKQEAMFQYSSSVKGNWGQRNPVSLRNRVSELSLSESTMFSPFHEEITAQVPTPQQPGIPPGQIEPPSTPPLEEAPPPAPAPEPPFRLPPPEELLPPETTPRTPNTTPGDVPQTINVKEFQVTGSTVFSQEEFAEVLKDYTNRPITLAELFQARAAITELYVKKGYITSGAYIPTQKLQAGVVEIRVVEGALEDIKVTGTRRLRTGYVRSRLAIATKKPLNRDRLLQSLQLLQLNPLIDNLSAELSAGSRPGVSLLEVRVKEADTFNVQFVLDNGRSPAVGSFRRQIQVSEANLFGFGDSISAIYTNTDGSNAFDFGYSFPINARNGTISFNFGISDSNVIEEPFNFLDIQSNSRYYELTLRQPIIQTPTRELALGLTATRRESKASLNPPNSEEIPFPAFGTNEEGETKVTALRFFQEWTQRSSQQVFAVRSQFSLGLDAFDSNSFFAWRGQAQWVRLLAPDTLFLLRGDLQVADRPLVPFEQFGLGGLESVRGYRQDALLTDDGFFASAEVRIPIVRFSRRGSVLQVTPFVDIGTVWNRSGRPSPDAELEESTLASVGFGLRLQLEDWLTARIDWGIPLISISGNKDTLQENGLYFSIIANPF, from the coding sequence ATGGCACAAATACAAAATCAAACGAACAGTGCTTCTGATTTGATATTTGCTGCTTCTGCAAGTTCCCCTCAATCCCCTTTAAAACAGGAGGCGATGTTCCAATACAGTTCTTCGGTTAAGGGAAACTGGGGACAAAGAAACCCAGTTTCTCTAAGAAACCGGGTTTCTGAACTAAGCTTATCTGAATCGACTATGTTTTCTCCTTTTCATGAGGAGATTACCGCCCAAGTCCCCACACCACAGCAACCTGGAATCCCACCTGGGCAAATTGAACCCCCCTCTACGCCCCCTTTAGAAGAAGCACCGCCACCAGCACCAGCACCAGAACCACCTTTCCGCTTACCGCCTCCGGAAGAGTTACTTCCACCGGAAACAACACCGAGAACTCCCAATACAACTCCAGGAGATGTTCCTCAAACTATCAATGTTAAAGAATTTCAAGTAACAGGTAGCACAGTCTTTAGTCAAGAAGAATTTGCAGAAGTTCTCAAAGACTATACAAATCGACCCATAACCCTAGCCGAACTCTTCCAAGCACGTGCAGCAATTACTGAACTCTATGTTAAAAAAGGTTATATAACATCAGGAGCGTACATTCCCACTCAAAAGCTTCAAGCTGGTGTCGTAGAAATTCGGGTCGTAGAAGGTGCATTGGAAGATATCAAAGTGACTGGTACCCGCAGATTGAGAACGGGCTATGTGCGAAGCCGACTTGCTATAGCTACAAAGAAACCCCTCAATCGCGATCGCTTGCTCCAATCACTACAATTATTACAACTCAATCCTTTAATTGATAACTTGTCAGCCGAACTATCAGCAGGTTCGCGTCCAGGAGTGAGTTTGTTAGAAGTACGGGTGAAGGAAGCAGATACCTTTAACGTTCAGTTTGTTTTGGATAACGGACGCTCTCCGGCTGTTGGTAGTTTTCGCCGTCAAATTCAAGTCAGCGAAGCCAACCTTTTTGGATTTGGTGATAGCATTAGCGCTATCTATACCAATACCGATGGTAGCAATGCCTTTGACTTTGGCTATAGTTTTCCCATCAATGCTCGGAATGGAACTATTTCGTTTAACTTTGGTATTTCTGATAGCAATGTCATTGAAGAACCCTTTAATTTCCTTGACATTCAATCCAATTCACGCTACTACGAATTAACCCTACGCCAACCCATCATTCAAACTCCAACTCGCGAACTTGCACTAGGTCTAACAGCAACTCGCCGCGAAAGTAAAGCCAGCCTAAATCCACCAAATAGTGAAGAAATTCCCTTTCCCGCATTTGGTACCAATGAAGAGGGCGAAACTAAAGTCACCGCCTTACGTTTTTTCCAAGAATGGACTCAACGCAGCAGCCAACAGGTATTTGCTGTGCGCTCTCAGTTCAGTTTGGGACTTGATGCTTTCGATTCCAATAGTTTCTTTGCTTGGAGAGGACAAGCGCAGTGGGTGCGACTGTTAGCGCCCGATACTCTCTTCCTCTTAAGAGGAGATTTGCAAGTAGCAGATCGACCCCTGGTTCCATTTGAACAATTTGGCTTGGGTGGTTTGGAAAGTGTTCGAGGTTACCGCCAAGATGCCCTGCTTACAGATGATGGCTTTTTTGCCTCTGCTGAAGTAAGGATTCCCATTGTACGATTCTCCCGGCGTGGTAGCGTTCTACAAGTCACTCCTTTCGTTGATATTGGTACTGTTTGGAACCGTTCTGGTAGACCCAGCCCAGATGCTGAACTAGAAGAAAGTACACTCGCCTCTGTCGGATTTGGGCTACGCTTGCAATTAGAAGACTGGTTAACTGCACGCATAGACTGGGGCATCCCATTGATTTCAATTTCTGGAAATAAAGACACTTTGCAAGAAAATGGTTTGTACTTTTCTATCATCGCTAATCCTTTTTAG